One region of Anaeromyxobacter paludicola genomic DNA includes:
- a CDS encoding heparinase II/III domain-containing protein: MDLKRTCLLLALVAAPLSALGADHPHLFFSGGDVGGLQARASGTHKALADNLTSATSQFFGTRISSSGVATWPDGHTLSIGDMRDVGNSLVVFAFDWQLTQDPQALALAKGWLTTVASWGNYDLDGTHDLVQAHLLAGTAVAYDLLYGQLSAAEQSSVRSALVNNAAALMAAGKGGIWWEGQPLQNHDWINHAAIGLAGLAIDGEPGADQSGAFVDYAAQNAKQIQAAVAGITDGTWHEGFSYLSYGYQWHLPFVDALKRAGKGDLTDLAVLKGEGAARAYAQIPETPWTYVLSNGDFSSFMPDEGLLPLRFAASRYGDGVAQAAADRWAQGAKRTTYAPEINQAVFEFLYWDPSVKAADLSTQPLDWYGADSGSVIFRSGFDQGATLFALKCGTFGGRTAWQRAANGDLSLGGLNFSHDHADDCGFYLYGNGNWLAPEAEGYYIGHADSPGPAANATAFHNSLLIDGQGQLGEGVRANGDDASRYGWFGQREGKIAFHGSSAHFAYATADGSKLYDPAKGLTRWDRHALFLDRKYVILRDVVEASSAHDFGWLSHFTTYAGQDGSWIHGAGENGQDLGVAVVAPAGASMSFDTQSPVHGNNFDKSGNFAAATVHSGSTSAATFLTALVPTANGAWGSRPQVVALDPGHADAGLTLTAGDLKAVAIFANDGGSTQEAGGFKLAGRAGVVEYQGGALNRVALIDGQTLSDGQRALVDQSGGAGKAAMIEAEGLSSGTVTVTGEQLATATFYAPQASKVLWYGKEIPFQRQGDLVKVQFDPPLQGAGSAGSTAGAATAGAGADATAGKSGGGCSAGGSGLLSAIPIFVAGWLRRRRKAKKAAERAAREREDQERRAA, encoded by the coding sequence GTGGATCTCAAGCGAACTTGCCTCCTGCTGGCCCTCGTCGCCGCGCCGCTGTCCGCGCTCGGCGCCGACCACCCCCACCTCTTCTTCTCCGGTGGAGACGTGGGCGGCCTGCAGGCCCGCGCCTCGGGCACGCACAAGGCGCTCGCCGACAACCTCACCTCGGCCACTTCCCAGTTCTTCGGGACCCGCATCTCCTCCTCCGGCGTGGCGACCTGGCCGGACGGGCACACCCTCTCCATCGGAGACATGCGCGACGTCGGCAACTCGCTCGTCGTCTTCGCCTTCGACTGGCAGCTCACCCAGGACCCGCAGGCGCTGGCGCTCGCCAAGGGCTGGCTCACCACCGTGGCCTCCTGGGGCAACTACGATCTCGACGGCACGCACGACCTCGTGCAGGCCCACCTGCTCGCCGGGACGGCCGTGGCCTACGACCTCCTCTACGGGCAGCTCTCCGCGGCGGAGCAGTCGAGCGTCCGCAGCGCGCTCGTGAACAACGCCGCCGCCCTGATGGCCGCCGGCAAGGGCGGGATCTGGTGGGAGGGGCAGCCGCTCCAGAACCACGACTGGATCAACCACGCCGCCATCGGCCTCGCCGGCCTCGCCATCGACGGCGAGCCGGGCGCGGACCAGTCGGGCGCGTTCGTGGACTACGCGGCGCAGAACGCGAAGCAGATCCAGGCCGCGGTGGCCGGGATCACCGACGGCACGTGGCACGAGGGCTTCAGCTACCTCTCCTACGGCTACCAGTGGCACCTGCCGTTCGTGGACGCGCTCAAGCGCGCCGGCAAGGGCGACCTGACCGACCTCGCGGTCCTGAAGGGCGAGGGCGCCGCCCGCGCCTACGCGCAGATCCCCGAGACCCCCTGGACCTACGTCCTCTCGAATGGCGACTTCAGCTCGTTCATGCCGGACGAGGGGCTCCTCCCGCTCCGCTTCGCCGCCTCGCGGTACGGCGACGGCGTGGCCCAGGCCGCGGCCGATCGCTGGGCCCAGGGCGCGAAGCGCACCACCTACGCCCCCGAGATCAACCAGGCCGTGTTCGAGTTCCTCTACTGGGATCCGTCGGTGAAGGCGGCCGACCTCTCCACCCAGCCGCTCGACTGGTACGGCGCCGACTCGGGCTCGGTCATCTTCCGCAGCGGCTTCGACCAGGGCGCGACCCTCTTCGCCCTCAAGTGCGGCACCTTCGGCGGGCGCACCGCCTGGCAGCGCGCCGCGAACGGCGACCTCTCCCTGGGCGGCCTCAACTTCAGCCACGATCACGCCGACGACTGCGGCTTCTACCTCTACGGCAACGGGAACTGGCTCGCCCCCGAGGCCGAGGGCTACTACATCGGCCACGCCGACTCCCCCGGCCCGGCCGCCAACGCCACCGCCTTCCACAACTCGCTGCTGATCGACGGCCAGGGGCAGCTCGGCGAGGGCGTGCGCGCCAACGGCGACGACGCCTCCCGCTACGGCTGGTTCGGGCAGCGCGAGGGCAAGATCGCCTTCCACGGCTCCTCGGCCCACTTCGCCTACGCCACCGCGGACGGCTCGAAGCTCTACGACCCGGCCAAGGGGCTCACTCGCTGGGACCGGCACGCCCTGTTCCTCGATCGCAAGTACGTGATCCTCCGCGACGTCGTCGAGGCCTCCTCGGCGCACGACTTCGGCTGGCTCTCGCACTTCACCACCTACGCCGGCCAGGACGGCAGCTGGATCCACGGCGCCGGCGAGAACGGGCAGGACCTGGGCGTCGCGGTGGTGGCGCCGGCCGGGGCCAGCATGAGCTTCGACACGCAGTCGCCGGTGCACGGCAACAACTTCGACAAGAGCGGCAACTTCGCCGCGGCCACCGTGCACTCGGGCTCCACGAGCGCCGCCACCTTCCTCACCGCGCTCGTCCCGACGGCCAACGGCGCCTGGGGCTCGCGGCCGCAGGTGGTCGCCCTCGACCCGGGCCACGCCGACGCCGGCCTGACCCTCACCGCCGGCGACCTCAAGGCCGTGGCCATCTTCGCCAACGACGGCGGGTCGACCCAGGAGGCGGGCGGCTTCAAGCTCGCGGGGCGCGCCGGCGTCGTCGAGTACCAGGGCGGCGCCCTGAACCGGGTGGCGCTCATCGACGGGCAGACCCTCTCCGACGGGCAGCGCGCCCTCGTGGACCAGAGCGGCGGCGCCGGCAAGGCGGCCATGATCGAGGCGGAGGGGCTCTCCTCCGGCACGGTCACCGTCACCGGCGAGCAGCTCGCCACCGCCACCTTCTACGCCCCGCAGGCGAGCAAGGTGCTCTGGTACGGCAAGGAGATCCCGTTCCAGCGGCAGGGCGACCTCGTGAAGGTGCAGTTCGACCCGCCGCTCCAGGGCGCGGGCTCGGCCGGCAGCACCGCCGGAGCGGCCACCGCCGGCGCCGGCGCGGACGCCACCGCCGGCAAGAGCGGCGGCGGGTGCTCCGCGGGCGGCTCCGGCCTCCTCTCGGCCATCCCCATCTTCGTGGCGGGCTGGCTGCGCCGGCGCCGCAAGGCGAAGAAGGCCGCCGAGCGGGCGGCGCGCGAGCGCGAGGACCAGGAGCGCCGGGCGGCGTAG
- a CDS encoding leucyl aminopeptidase, translating into MMKIELTGAAALELESSLLAVPVFEEELADGLKGPLVAIDRKLGGHVAAAAREEGFVGRADQSLFLHTLGKMRSARILFIGMGRRPTPEQLLRQGFEPVRMAAGQAVRLARKTASARFAFAAASIPGDAALVARAVVEGTLLGAYQFDRYRTRKEKKPEAPAHLLLALAPGKDRAPDVKDLVSLAMETAAAVVWARDLVNEPPLACTPALLADAARALAKEAGLTVEVKGPKEIAALEMGMFQGVARGSVEEPRLIRLSYVPKGAAGKKKPIVLVGKAITFDSGGLSLKPTESMVTMKSDMAGSAAVFAAMKVVAALAPAQPVHALVGACENMPGGRAYKPSDILTSYAGKTVEITNTDAEGRLVLGDVLAWGADTFHPAAMIDVATLTGACMVALGHTTTGAFGPDGPVIEGVLAAGRNAGEDVWRLPLTESVKENLKSDVADLKNAGERWGGAISAAWFLKEFAGDTPWAHLDIAGPSFSSKEAGYIAKGGTGAAVRTLVEFVRAFRG; encoded by the coding sequence ATGATGAAGATCGAGCTGACGGGGGCCGCCGCGCTGGAGCTGGAGTCGAGCCTCCTCGCCGTGCCCGTCTTCGAGGAGGAGCTGGCCGACGGCCTCAAGGGGCCGCTCGTGGCCATCGACCGCAAGCTCGGCGGGCACGTCGCCGCCGCGGCGCGCGAGGAGGGCTTCGTCGGCCGCGCCGACCAGAGCCTCTTCCTCCACACCCTCGGCAAGATGCGCTCCGCGCGCATCCTCTTCATCGGCATGGGCCGCCGCCCCACGCCGGAGCAGCTCCTGCGCCAGGGCTTCGAGCCGGTGCGCATGGCCGCCGGGCAGGCGGTGCGGCTGGCGCGCAAGACCGCCTCGGCGCGCTTCGCCTTCGCCGCCGCCAGCATCCCCGGCGACGCGGCGCTCGTCGCGCGCGCGGTGGTCGAGGGGACGCTCCTCGGCGCCTACCAGTTCGACCGCTACCGCACCAGGAAGGAGAAGAAGCCCGAGGCGCCGGCCCACCTCCTGCTCGCGCTCGCGCCGGGCAAGGACCGGGCGCCGGACGTGAAGGACCTGGTGTCGCTCGCCATGGAGACCGCCGCCGCGGTGGTGTGGGCGCGCGACCTCGTGAACGAGCCGCCGCTCGCCTGCACCCCGGCGCTGCTCGCCGACGCGGCGCGCGCGCTCGCCAAGGAGGCGGGGCTCACCGTGGAGGTGAAGGGGCCGAAGGAGATCGCCGCGCTCGAGATGGGGATGTTCCAGGGGGTGGCGCGCGGCTCGGTGGAGGAGCCGCGGCTCATCCGGCTGAGCTACGTCCCGAAGGGCGCGGCCGGCAAGAAGAAGCCCATCGTCCTCGTCGGCAAGGCCATCACCTTCGACTCGGGCGGCCTCTCGCTCAAGCCGACCGAGAGCATGGTCACCATGAAGAGCGACATGGCCGGCAGCGCCGCCGTGTTCGCCGCCATGAAGGTGGTCGCCGCGCTCGCCCCGGCGCAGCCGGTCCACGCGCTCGTGGGCGCCTGCGAGAACATGCCGGGCGGCCGCGCCTACAAGCCGTCCGACATCCTCACCTCGTACGCCGGCAAGACGGTCGAGATCACCAACACCGACGCCGAGGGGCGGCTGGTGCTCGGCGACGTGCTCGCCTGGGGCGCCGACACCTTCCACCCGGCGGCGATGATCGACGTCGCCACGCTCACCGGCGCCTGCATGGTGGCGCTCGGCCACACCACCACCGGCGCCTTCGGCCCCGACGGCCCGGTCATCGAGGGCGTGCTCGCCGCCGGCCGCAACGCCGGCGAGGACGTGTGGCGGCTCCCGCTCACCGAGTCGGTGAAGGAGAACCTCAAGTCCGACGTCGCGGACCTCAAGAACGCCGGCGAGCGCTGGGGCGGCGCCATCTCCGCGGCCTGGTTCCTGAAGGAGTTCGCGGGCGACACCCCCTGGGCGCACCTCGACATCGCCGGCCCCTCCTTCTCCTCGAAGGAGGCCGGCTACATCGCCAAGGGCGGCACCGGCGCCGCGGTGCGGACGCTGGTGGAGTTCGTGCGGGCCTTCCGCGGGTAG
- a CDS encoding glycosyltransferase family 4 protein: MWQRITGSPAGPDTTGSRRALAGERARGQLSPERMDIAYLHYGAQSGVTAHVTEALRSRGHRVRDLCATGPLEPRDPRTRRPRLTPEVALHYALAAARFRAGALAHRWNTPYAFDRHTRRAGELLDALPVPPEVVLQNGALFAPGDPPRGPYVLLCDHTRLLAQESPEVKEAGLGPPPDYGLDWHARERRLYLGAAAVCAFSANTARSLTRHYGVPRERVHVVGAGANVFPESAPRQDDGETVLFVGVDFLRKGGAVLLEAFARLRRRRPRARLLLAGPRRPLALPAGAAQLGFVPFSELPALCARSTVFALPTLREPFGIAYLDAMACGLPCVGTRLEAVPEIVQDGLTGLLVPPADPAALAAALEALLADPERARGMGQRGRERVAELYRWEHVAARLEAVLAGAGPGRRAA, encoded by the coding sequence ATGTGGCAGCGAATCACCGGCTCGCCCGCCGGGCCGGACACGACCGGCTCCCGGCGCGCCCTTGCCGGCGAGCGCGCGCGCGGTCAGCTTTCGCCCGAGCGGATGGACATCGCGTACCTCCACTACGGCGCGCAGAGCGGGGTGACGGCCCACGTGACGGAGGCCCTCCGGTCGCGGGGCCACCGCGTCCGGGACCTCTGCGCCACCGGTCCGCTCGAGCCGCGCGACCCGCGCACCCGGCGCCCGCGGCTCACGCCCGAGGTGGCGCTCCACTACGCGCTCGCCGCGGCCCGCTTCCGCGCCGGGGCGCTGGCGCACCGCTGGAACACGCCCTACGCCTTCGATCGCCACACCCGCCGGGCCGGCGAGCTCCTCGACGCCCTCCCCGTCCCGCCCGAGGTGGTGCTGCAGAACGGGGCGCTCTTCGCGCCCGGCGACCCGCCGCGCGGGCCCTACGTGCTCCTCTGCGACCACACCCGCCTGCTCGCCCAGGAGAGCCCCGAGGTGAAGGAGGCGGGGCTCGGACCGCCGCCCGACTACGGGCTCGACTGGCACGCGCGCGAGCGGCGGCTCTACCTCGGCGCGGCGGCGGTCTGCGCCTTCTCGGCCAACACCGCCCGCTCGCTGACCCGCCACTACGGCGTGCCGCGCGAGCGGGTCCACGTGGTGGGCGCCGGCGCCAACGTCTTCCCCGAGTCGGCGCCGCGGCAGGACGACGGCGAGACGGTGCTCTTCGTGGGCGTGGACTTCCTGCGCAAGGGCGGGGCGGTGCTCCTCGAGGCCTTCGCCCGGCTGCGGCGGCGGAGGCCGCGGGCCCGGCTCCTCCTCGCCGGCCCCCGCCGGCCGCTCGCGCTGCCGGCCGGCGCGGCGCAGCTCGGCTTCGTCCCCTTCTCCGAGCTGCCGGCGCTCTGCGCCCGCTCCACGGTGTTCGCGCTGCCGACGCTCCGCGAGCCGTTCGGCATCGCCTACCTCGACGCCATGGCCTGCGGCCTGCCGTGCGTGGGCACGCGGCTCGAGGCGGTGCCGGAGATCGTGCAGGACGGGCTCACCGGGCTGCTCGTGCCGCCCGCCGACCCCGCCGCCCTGGCGGCCGCCCTGGAGGCGCTGCTCGCCGACCCGGAGCGGGCGCGGGGCATGGGGCAGCGGGGGCGGGAGCGGGTCGCCGAGCTCTACCGCTGGGAGCACGTGGCGGCCCGGCTCGAGGCGGTCCTCGCCGGCGCCGGGCCGGGCCGGCGCGCCGCCTGA
- a CDS encoding arginase family protein — translation MTPLEELHWLLRPAGGGLYLVSTGRAEQLALQRRLYRADRDDEVHDRWLEGLARLEEARAVILGIPSDVGAGYLRGANVGPQAIRERLLEERPDWPERARAAGVVDLGDVFVIPQLLDDEMLSAAQLDRSRRWLYPRLPEEARARLPVSPLSIAERALSLVLAVNPRAAVLALGGDHSCAWPVVKALSGAREGLGVVQVDAHTDLLEERLGVRYCYATWSYHANELLGRGGRLVQVGVRASGRLKAHWEEAYGVRQLWAAEVNADPAAALDRIVAELRGAGVRQVYFSNDVDGTDAAEVDATGTPEPAGLSSGFVVELVRRLGRDFTLCGGDVMEVAPPIARTPDGARRTVGLAVRYLEATLAAALGAPP, via the coding sequence GTGACGCCGCTCGAGGAGCTGCACTGGCTGCTCCGCCCCGCGGGCGGCGGCCTGTACCTCGTCTCGACCGGCCGGGCCGAGCAGCTCGCGCTGCAGCGCCGCCTCTACCGCGCCGACCGCGACGACGAGGTCCACGACCGCTGGCTCGAGGGGCTGGCGCGCCTGGAGGAGGCGCGGGCGGTGATCCTCGGCATCCCCTCCGACGTCGGCGCCGGCTACCTGCGCGGCGCGAACGTGGGGCCGCAGGCGATCCGCGAGCGGCTCCTGGAGGAGCGCCCGGACTGGCCGGAGCGGGCCCGCGCCGCGGGGGTGGTCGACCTCGGCGACGTCTTCGTCATCCCGCAGCTCCTCGACGACGAGATGCTCTCGGCGGCGCAGCTCGACCGGAGCCGCCGCTGGCTCTACCCCAGGCTCCCGGAAGAGGCGCGGGCGCGGCTCCCGGTCTCGCCGCTCTCGATCGCGGAGCGGGCGCTCTCGCTCGTCCTCGCGGTGAACCCGCGGGCGGCGGTGCTCGCGCTCGGCGGCGATCACTCCTGCGCCTGGCCGGTGGTGAAGGCGCTCTCCGGCGCGCGCGAGGGGCTCGGCGTGGTCCAGGTGGACGCGCACACCGACCTGCTCGAGGAGCGGCTCGGGGTGCGCTACTGCTACGCCACCTGGAGCTACCACGCGAACGAGCTCCTCGGCCGCGGCGGGCGGCTCGTGCAGGTGGGCGTGCGCGCCTCGGGCCGGCTCAAGGCCCACTGGGAGGAGGCCTACGGGGTGCGGCAGCTCTGGGCCGCCGAGGTGAACGCCGACCCCGCGGCGGCGCTCGACCGGATCGTGGCGGAGCTCCGCGGCGCCGGCGTGCGGCAGGTCTACTTCTCGAACGACGTGGACGGCACCGACGCGGCGGAGGTGGACGCGACCGGCACGCCCGAGCCGGCCGGGCTCTCCTCCGGCTTCGTGGTGGAGCTGGTGCGCCGGCTCGGCCGCGACTTCACGCTCTGCGGCGGCGACGTGATGGAGGTGGCGCCGCCCATCGCCCGCACGCCGGACGGCGCGCGGCGGACGGTGGGGCTCGCGGTGCGCTACCTCGAGGCGACGCTCGCGGCGGCCCTCGGCGCTCCGCCGTAG